A genomic segment from Bartonella ancashensis encodes:
- a CDS encoding antA/AntB antirepressor family protein — translation MNTLIEISEQTVGQETVQTVNARELHVFLEVTSHFRDWIKNRIKEYNFQENQDFMSFAKILAKPKGGRSSMEYYLTLDMAKELAMVERNEKGKQARQYFIECEQRAKQIAAPCVDYSSPEAVLGVLTYLKSENERKDNVIAKLEPKAKALESLKRSDGLFGIIEAAKVLEMRPKDFIHYLWSHNWVYRRVPGAPLLPYQDKIKKGLMDCSTLTIHKPDGTEKIVSSAKITADGLASLREQFHGGVQ, via the coding sequence ATGAACACTCTTATAGAAATATCAGAACAAACTGTTGGGCAGGAAACTGTTCAAACTGTAAATGCACGTGAATTGCATGTGTTTTTGGAAGTTACATCTCATTTTAGAGATTGGATTAAAAACCGTATTAAGGAGTATAATTTCCAAGAAAATCAAGATTTTATGAGTTTCGCTAAAATTTTAGCGAAACCTAAAGGTGGTCGTTCAAGTATGGAGTATTATCTCACTTTAGATATGGCAAAAGAACTTGCCATGGTTGAAAGGAACGAGAAAGGAAAACAAGCACGCCAATATTTTATCGAGTGTGAACAGCGTGCAAAACAAATAGCAGCACCTTGCGTTGACTACTCCAGTCCAGAAGCAGTTCTTGGTGTCTTGACGTATCTAAAAAGCGAGAATGAACGCAAAGACAATGTCATTGCTAAATTAGAACCAAAGGCAAAAGCCCTTGAAAGCTTAAAGCGGAGTGATGGTCTATTCGGTATCATTGAAGCAGCAAAGGTATTGGAGATGAGACCAAAGGATTTCATTCACTATTTGTGGAGTCATAATTGGGTTTATAGACGTGTTCCAGGTGCTCCGTTATTACCGTATCAGGATAAAATCAAGAAAGGTCTGATGGACTGCTCAACTCTGACTATTCACAAACCTGATGGGACAGAAAAAATAGTTTCTTCAGCTAAAATCACTGCTGATGGATTGGCGAGCTTGAGAGAGCAATTCCATGGAGGTGTGCAATGA
- a CDS encoding type II toxin-antitoxin system PemK/MazF family toxin produces MRRGDLVTVSMQGDFGKPRPALIIQSDIFGKYLASTFTVLPVTSALVSAPLLRITVQPSPENGLQKPSQIMVDKIMTIKHTKVGSSFGRIDAHTLALVESYLATFLGITR; encoded by the coding sequence ATGAGGCGAGGAGATCTTGTGACTGTCTCTATGCAAGGAGATTTCGGAAAACCACGACCTGCTTTAATTATTCAATCTGACATATTCGGTAAATACCTTGCTTCTACTTTTACGGTACTTCCAGTAACGAGTGCGCTTGTTTCAGCTCCACTATTACGTATTACTGTTCAACCAAGTCCTGAAAATGGTTTGCAAAAGCCATCGCAGATAATGGTAGATAAAATTATGACGATAAAGCATACAAAGGTAGGTTCAAGCTTTGGCCGCATTGATGCTCATACACTTGCGCTTGTGGAAAGCTATTTAGCTACGTTTCTTGGCATTACCAGGTAA
- a CDS encoding antitoxin MazE family protein — MKHLTAENINLQEFQRNEDALRKVGLHPVQIWVQDTQRPGFEEECRRQCELIKQADMEYGDLQQFMDEALKDIDSWTV, encoded by the coding sequence ATGAAACACCTCACTGCTGAAAATATAAATTTACAGGAATTTCAACGGAATGAAGATGCTCTGCGCAAAGTGGGGTTACATCCAGTGCAAATTTGGGTACAAGATACTCAACGACCAGGCTTTGAAGAAGAATGTCGCCGCCAGTGCGAACTTATTAAGCAAGCAGATATGGAATACGGTGATTTGCAACAATTCATGGATGAGGCGCTAAAAGACATAGACAGTTGGACAGTATGA
- a CDS encoding type II toxin-antitoxin system VapC family toxin — MFLDASAILAILLGEEEAPVFIEKMEKAKENCTSAIAVWEAVAGLCFEKTTKGKTVARSTVVEAKALVDDFIDFYSVKFVSIDSCEYQTALHAYMHFGKGTGSKARLNMGDCFAYACSQNYKLSLLFKGNDFIYTDIEQA, encoded by the coding sequence ATGTTTCTTGATGCCTCAGCTATCCTTGCCATTCTTTTAGGTGAGGAAGAAGCGCCTGTTTTTATTGAAAAAATGGAAAAAGCTAAAGAAAATTGCACGTCAGCAATTGCGGTTTGGGAGGCTGTAGCAGGTCTTTGTTTTGAAAAAACGACAAAAGGGAAAACAGTTGCACGATCAACAGTTGTAGAAGCTAAGGCTTTAGTTGATGATTTTATAGACTTTTATAGTGTTAAATTTGTTTCCATTGATAGTTGTGAATATCAAACTGCTCTTCATGCCTATATGCATTTTGGTAAAGGTACAGGCAGTAAGGCACGGCTTAATATGGGAGACTGTTTTGCTTATGCTTGTAGCCAGAATTATAAATTGTCACTATTATTTAAAGGAAATGATTTTATTTACACAGATATTGAACAAGCTTGA